The following are encoded in a window of Clostridia bacterium genomic DNA:
- a CDS encoding polyribonucleotide nucleotidyltransferase produces MSNYVKKTEQIGNRVYNIFETEVGGRTMSVEIGKYAEQSNGSCMIHVGETVVMVNVTLADTPRAGIDFFPLGVDFEEKMYSVGKIPGGFKKREGRPTDKAILTSRLIDRPIRPLFPKGFLNDVAVVATAMSVEPNVQPEVYGMIGSSIALSISDIPFAGPTGSVVVGYVDGKYIINPNNEQKEKSKINLNLSGTKDAIMMVEASSNEVTEKEMLDAILIGHEEIKRQCDFIEFIVREVGKDKVTPDCHETPVEFDTAIRGFADAKLDKALDTFDRLERQQNEDNLNKEVTQHFTAELPEAVPFVNAVLYKMTKEKVRAKILNEGIRPDGRKTTEIRPIWCDTGILPRVHGSAVFTRGMTQVITTATLGTISEVQKLEQLDEEESFKRYMHHYNFPPYSTGEAKQLKSPGRREIGHGALAERALDPVIPSESEFPYAIRTVSEVVSSNGSTSQASICGSTLALMDAGVPLKAPVAGIAMGLMKAEDGSKVAILSDIQGLEDFLGDMDFKVAGTAKGITAIQMDIKIKGIDENILSTALEQARQGRLFILGEMAKVLPAPRKQLSKYAPKIISFNINPDKIREVIGSGGKVINKIIEVTGVKIDITDDGVVFIATADQEMSNKAKAMVLAIAKDPEVGDEFDGNVVRCLEFGAFVELAPGKDGMIHISKLSKERVEKVTDVVNVGDRVKVKVLKVDEKGRIDLKLIKKF; encoded by the coding sequence ACGCCGAACAATCAAACGGCTCTTGTATGATTCACGTTGGCGAAACCGTAGTTATGGTTAACGTAACGCTAGCCGATACGCCTAGGGCAGGGATAGATTTCTTTCCCTTAGGAGTAGACTTTGAAGAAAAGATGTACAGCGTCGGTAAAATTCCGGGAGGATTTAAAAAGAGAGAAGGACGCCCAACAGACAAGGCTATACTAACATCAAGACTAATCGACCGTCCTATTAGACCGCTTTTCCCTAAGGGTTTTCTAAACGACGTAGCCGTAGTTGCAACAGCAATGTCGGTTGAACCTAACGTTCAACCCGAAGTGTACGGTATGATAGGTAGTTCAATAGCTTTATCAATTTCGGACATACCTTTTGCAGGTCCAACGGGTAGTGTCGTAGTAGGTTATGTTGATGGCAAATATATTATCAACCCTAACAACGAACAAAAAGAAAAAAGCAAAATCAACCTTAACTTATCAGGTACAAAAGACGCTATTATGATGGTCGAAGCTAGCTCTAACGAAGTTACCGAAAAAGAAATGCTCGACGCTATTTTAATTGGTCACGAAGAAATAAAAAGACAATGCGACTTTATCGAATTTATAGTTCGTGAAGTTGGTAAAGACAAAGTTACGCCCGACTGTCACGAAACGCCGGTAGAATTTGACACAGCGATACGTGGTTTTGCCGACGCTAAACTTGACAAAGCGCTTGACACTTTCGATAGGCTAGAAAGACAACAAAACGAAGACAACCTTAACAAAGAAGTTACACAACATTTTACAGCCGAACTTCCCGAAGCTGTTCCCTTTGTAAACGCAGTTCTTTATAAAATGACCAAAGAAAAAGTTAGAGCAAAAATTCTTAACGAAGGTATTCGTCCAGACGGCAGAAAAACAACTGAAATTCGTCCTATTTGGTGTGATACCGGCATACTTCCTAGGGTACACGGCTCGGCAGTATTTACAAGAGGTATGACACAAGTAATTACAACTGCAACCTTAGGCACAATCTCCGAAGTACAAAAACTTGAACAACTTGACGAAGAGGAAAGTTTCAAGAGATATATGCACCATTACAATTTCCCGCCATATAGCACAGGCGAGGCAAAGCAACTTAAAAGTCCTGGTAGACGTGAGATTGGTCACGGCGCATTAGCTGAAAGAGCCCTTGACCCAGTTATTCCTAGCGAAAGCGAATTTCCTTACGCAATTCGCACTGTTTCGGAAGTTGTAAGTAGTAACGGCAGTACTTCGCAAGCAAGTATATGCGGTTCGACTCTTGCTCTTATGGACGCAGGCGTTCCTCTTAAAGCTCCCGTTGCAGGTATAGCTATGGGACTTATGAAAGCAGAAGACGGTAGCAAAGTTGCAATTCTAAGCGATATTCAAGGTCTTGAAGATTTCTTGGGCGATATGGACTTTAAAGTAGCCGGCACAGCTAAGGGTATTACCGCTATTCAAATGGATATTAAGATTAAGGGCATTGACGAGAATATTCTTTCAACCGCTCTTGAACAAGCTAGACAAGGTAGACTATTTATACTCGGCGAAATGGCAAAAGTTTTGCCCGCTCCTCGCAAACAATTATCTAAATACGCTCCCAAAATTATTAGCTTTAACATCAACCCCGACAAGATTAGAGAAGTTATCGGTAGCGGTGGCAAAGTAATAAACAAGATTATCGAAGTAACAGGCGTTAAAATTGATATTACCGACGACGGCGTAGTATTTATCGCAACGGCAGACCAAGAAATGTCTAACAAGGCAAAGGCAATGGTTCTTGCGATTGCAAAAGACCCAGAAGTTGGCGACGAATTTGACGGAAACGTAGTGCGTTGTTTAGAGTTTGGCGCATTTGTCGAACTTGCTCCCGGCAAAGATGGTATGATTCACATCTCTAAGTTAAGTAAAGAAAGAGTTGAGAAAGTTACCGACGTTGTAAATGTCGGCGACAGAGTTAAAGTAAAAGTTCTCAAAGTTGACGAAAAAGGTAGAATTGACCTTAAACTAATCAAGAAATTCTAA